In uncultured Campylobacter sp., a genomic segment contains:
- a CDS encoding glycosyltransferase family 2 protein, giving the protein MSENPLISVIIPVYNVKEFLRACVERITAQTYTNLEILLVDDGSNDGSEAICDEYAARDPRVCVLHKPNGGQASARNAALDIARGEFISFVDSDDLISFDLIETLFRLTQKFCTKIAMCGYAAFSDESEINNFKAALNSKENQNSKEINNPEKIENSNANAGEYKISPQELFRRSCTQDPYFSTAVWRALFAREIFAALRFPTGQIYEDVAIFFDIFNASIAACTDEILYFYRVRAGSTVNSFARRHLAVIAAVRRYTEAIAANYPSLAREANFTRCESALNTAFLIIKSSFDPASSDGDATSPSKANTRSLANEADLHGADSLSCACSKNSAFKNSSEQNYMRNSKQNSASQRKIADPRSPLSAAEAVDQIHSLHALVRERLDFGFFAAHASRTQTLMMVLFYASPALLRLFYKIYRKLK; this is encoded by the coding sequence ATGAGCGAAAATCCCCTAATCTCGGTCATCATTCCCGTTTATAATGTCAAAGAATTCCTGCGCGCTTGCGTGGAGCGCATCACGGCTCAGACCTATACGAACTTAGAAATTTTGCTCGTAGATGATGGCTCAAATGATGGCAGCGAGGCGATTTGCGACGAATACGCCGCGCGCGATCCCCGTGTGTGTGTGCTGCATAAACCAAACGGCGGGCAAGCTAGCGCACGAAACGCTGCTTTAGATATCGCTCGCGGAGAGTTTATCAGTTTCGTAGATAGCGACGATTTGATAAGCTTTGATTTGATTGAGACTCTTTTTCGCCTGACGCAGAAATTTTGCACCAAAATTGCTATGTGCGGCTACGCGGCATTTAGCGACGAGAGCGAAATAAATAATTTCAAGGCGGCTTTGAATTCTAAAGAAAATCAAAATTCTAAAGAGATTAATAATCCGGAAAAGATCGAAAATTCGAATGCCAACGCAGGCGAATATAAAATATCGCCGCAAGAGCTTTTTAGACGCAGCTGCACGCAGGATCCGTATTTTAGCACCGCGGTTTGGCGCGCGCTGTTTGCTCGTGAAATTTTCGCTGCTTTGCGCTTTCCTACGGGGCAGATCTATGAGGACGTAGCGATATTTTTTGATATTTTTAACGCTTCTATTGCGGCGTGCACGGATGAAATTTTATATTTTTATCGCGTAAGGGCGGGCTCGACCGTAAACTCATTTGCGCGCAGGCATCTGGCGGTCATCGCTGCGGTGCGCCGCTATACTGAGGCGATCGCTGCGAATTATCCAAGCTTGGCGCGTGAGGCTAATTTTACTCGCTGTGAGTCCGCGCTGAATACGGCGTTTTTAATTATCAAATCGAGTTTTGATCCTGCAAGTTCGGATGGGGATGCGACTTCTCCTTCCAAGGCTAATACGCGCAGCTTGGCAAACGAGGCAGATTTGCATGGCGCTGATAGTTTATCTTGCGCATGCAGTAAAAATTCTGCATTTAAAAATTCCTCCGAGCAAAATTATATGCGAAATTCTAAGCAAAATTCTGCGTCGCAAAGAAAGATCGCAGATCCCCGCTCTCCTTTAAGCGCTGCAGAAGCTGTGGATCAGATCCACTCACTGCACGCTTTGGTGCGCGAGCGGCTGGATTTTGGATTTTTCGCGGCGCATGCAAGCCGCACGCAGACGCTGATGATGGTCTTGTTTTACGCTAGCCCCGCGCTTTTGCGGCTATTTTATAAAATTTATCGGAAGCTAAAATGA
- a CDS encoding glycosyltransferase family 4 protein: MKIAMVISALGKGGAERVLSVLANFFCRENEVCVIKFDADEPFYALDPKIELISLDLGVGDLGVFGNIKKRYDKILALHRLLKSRKFDVVISFLDNTNVLTLIANLGVGQKIIVSEHTNHRFLKSPIWRALKRIFYPRAAGLSVLSKFDLDHYTYVQNRVIMPNPMFEISHAKEARPPKENIILAAGRLNVYKGFDVLLKALALIDFNLLKEWKMVIAGDGEERKSLESLAAKLRLNVQFIGFVRDIESLYERAKIVVVTSKMEGFCNILMESIFFGTARISTDCIAGPSELISDGVDGFLCPVGDSASIAKKLEILMSDEKLRERLVQNASKREESFKIETIGRRWLDFIAATIHREE, from the coding sequence ATGAAAATAGCTATGGTGATTTCTGCTTTAGGCAAGGGCGGTGCCGAGCGCGTGCTAAGCGTGCTGGCAAATTTTTTCTGCCGCGAGAATGAAGTCTGCGTGATAAAATTTGACGCAGACGAGCCGTTTTACGCGCTGGATCCTAAGATTGAGCTTATTAGCCTGGATTTAGGAGTGGGCGATTTAGGAGTTTTTGGCAATATAAAAAAGCGCTACGATAAAATTTTAGCCTTGCACAGGCTTCTAAAAAGTCGTAAATTTGACGTCGTAATCTCGTTTTTAGATAATACCAATGTCCTTACGCTTATCGCAAATCTTGGAGTCGGGCAGAAAATCATCGTCTCCGAACACACCAATCATCGCTTTTTAAAAAGTCCGATCTGGCGCGCGCTAAAGCGGATCTTTTATCCGAGGGCTGCAGGTCTTAGCGTGCTTAGTAAATTTGATCTGGATCATTACACATATGTGCAAAATCGCGTGATTATGCCTAATCCGATGTTTGAGATCAGCCATGCTAAAGAGGCTCGCCCGCCTAAAGAAAATATCATCCTAGCAGCCGGCCGACTCAATGTCTATAAGGGCTTTGATGTCCTTCTTAAGGCACTTGCGCTTATAGATTTCAATCTTTTAAAAGAGTGGAAGATGGTGATTGCAGGCGACGGAGAGGAGCGAAAGAGCCTTGAGAGCCTAGCTGCGAAGCTGCGCTTAAATGTGCAATTCATCGGCTTTGTGCGCGATATCGAAAGCTTATATGAACGCGCTAAAATCGTAGTCGTAACCTCCAAGATGGAGGGCTTTTGCAATATTTTGATGGAGAGTATATTTTTCGGCACCGCTAGAATTTCCACAGATTGCATCGCAGGTCCTAGTGAGCTTATAAGTGACGGCGTGGATGGGTTTTTATGCCCTGTAGGTGATAGCGCAAGTATCGCTAAAAAGCTTGAAATTCTAATGAGCGACGAGAAGCTACGCGAGCGACTCGTGCAAAACGCCTCCAAACGCGAGGAGAGCTTTAAAATTGAAACGATCGGGCGACGCTGGCTGGATTTCATAGCCGCTACGATACACAGGGAGGAATAA
- a CDS encoding polysaccharide pyruvyl transferase family protein produces the protein MKIGIFTLPLVNNYGGILQAYALSRVLVGLGHEPRLINLRLQRSKLSIAYIKFLVVCALKKELCGAKFNPSYERDTSEFVSENIPSTAPVCTPADLKALCEKERFEAVILGSDQVFRPSYFADFADCFSLGFLPPNCTRIAYAASFGGDRLCGLKNPADLKAHAANLAKFKAISVRECDGVRLARECFGVDARWVLDPTLLANKEIYDKFLSHAPKRKGFAYILDPSPRSEAAIELLKKQSDLEIDEVNDRGNRIGIKAWLSAIAGAEFVLTDSFHGCVFSIIFNKPFFVLVNASRGGSRFSSLLGSFGLEDRALQDPKDARLDATIDWDGVNEALRRKREDSMKFLKISLGS, from the coding sequence ATGAAGATCGGGATTTTTACCCTGCCGCTAGTAAATAATTACGGCGGAATTTTACAAGCTTACGCGCTAAGCCGCGTACTAGTGGGGCTAGGGCATGAGCCACGTCTCATAAATTTGCGCCTGCAAAGAAGTAAACTATCGATTGCGTATATTAAATTTTTAGTGGTATGCGCGCTTAAAAAGGAGCTTTGCGGCGCGAAATTTAATCCCTCTTACGAGCGCGATACTAGCGAGTTTGTATCGGAAAATATTCCTTCAACCGCGCCTGTTTGCACGCCTGCGGATTTAAAAGCACTGTGCGAGAAAGAGCGCTTTGAAGCGGTGATTTTAGGAAGCGATCAGGTTTTTCGCCCTAGCTATTTTGCGGATTTTGCAGATTGCTTTAGCCTTGGATTTTTGCCGCCTAACTGCACGCGGATCGCCTATGCTGCAAGCTTCGGCGGAGATAGGCTCTGTGGGCTTAAAAATCCCGCAGATTTAAAAGCTCACGCTGCAAATTTGGCTAAATTTAAAGCTATTTCGGTGCGCGAGTGCGACGGCGTAAGGCTTGCGCGCGAATGCTTTGGCGTAGATGCGCGCTGGGTGCTAGATCCTACGCTTTTGGCTAACAAAGAGATTTACGATAAATTTTTAAGCCATGCGCCAAAGCGTAAGGGCTTTGCCTATATCCTAGATCCATCGCCTCGCTCAGAAGCGGCGATAGAGCTATTAAAGAAGCAAAGCGACCTAGAGATAGATGAGGTGAACGACCGCGGCAACCGCATCGGCATAAAAGCATGGCTAAGCGCTATTGCAGGCGCGGAGTTTGTGCTAACTGACTCATTTCACGGCTGTGTATTTTCCATAATCTTTAATAAGCCGTTTTTTGTGCTCGTTAACGCTAGTCGCGGCGGGTCGCGCTTTAGCTCGCTTTTGGGCTCCTTTGGGCTTGAAGATAGAGCTTTGCAAGATCCCAAAGACGCGCGGTTGGACGCGACTATCGATTGGGATGGCGTAAATGAGGCGTTGCGCCGTAAAAGAGAGGATTCGATGAAATTTTTAAAAATAAGTTTAGGCTCATAA
- a CDS encoding Coenzyme F420 hydrogenase/dehydrogenase, beta subunit C-terminal domain gives MSFNVISEVVTKDRCIGCGVCASSCPFSVLKMRLGGNGFYAPEEGEGCRDKCDICLKVCPFYEKDMLENELNSKSYSELESFSPDFGRFLATYKFYKKDEAQRLSSASGGAGDYIFRELFARGLIDYAICAVPADEGDFIAQNSKRDFSACNNLAQSQNLQNSATENSEQNSTIPNLTQNLADDDSINFTSAQNSFCENFTQNSVQNFTNENFAQNYKASCENSVSTQNFACENSKNTRNSMGENSVPLFKFSVIKNADELTRARSSAYYPLTLEAVLKEMSRREGRYAISALPCFAKALRLAASKNPRLKSRISFIIGLVCGQGKGAAFTYKLADLAFKERKQLTTVNYRYKIAGKSAMSFGFKFRAADGSEAIDDRSSSAFAYWSSRAFTPLACNACTDVFAKCTDVVLMDAWLQSEISEWRGTSLVITRAAQIDALFSQPTKQAREEIFCERISAAEVQRSQQSQVECKNEIFYGAKNPLRRYILRQKLQIQRYSATHFDCDDFIAARLKKIAAANKVLALLALPKIAAYKIYRKFA, from the coding sequence TTGAGCTTCAATGTAATTAGCGAAGTAGTTACGAAAGACCGCTGTATCGGCTGCGGCGTCTGCGCGAGCAGCTGCCCTTTTAGCGTGCTAAAAATGCGGCTTGGAGGCAATGGATTTTACGCGCCCGAGGAAGGCGAAGGGTGTCGCGACAAATGTGATATTTGTCTAAAAGTCTGCCCGTTTTACGAAAAAGACATGCTCGAAAACGAGCTAAATTCTAAATCATACTCAGAGCTGGAAAGCTTTAGTCCTGATTTTGGCAGATTTTTAGCCACTTACAAATTCTACAAAAAGGATGAAGCGCAGCGCTTAAGCAGTGCAAGCGGCGGCGCGGGAGATTATATTTTTCGCGAGCTTTTTGCGCGCGGGCTCATTGATTACGCGATTTGCGCTGTGCCTGCGGACGAGGGGGATTTTATAGCCCAAAATTCCAAGCGTGATTTTTCTGCCTGCAATAATTTAGCGCAGTCACAGAATTTGCAAAATTCCGCAACCGAAAATTCCGAACAGAATTCCACAATTCCGAATTTAACGCAGAATTTGGCGGATGATGATTCTATAAATTTTACGAGTGCGCAAAATTCTTTTTGCGAAAATTTTACGCAGAATTCCGTGCAGAATTTTACAAATGAAAATTTCGCACAGAATTATAAAGCTTCTTGTGAAAATTCCGTATCAACGCAGAATTTTGCTTGCGAGAATTCTAAAAACACGCGAAATTCTATGGGCGAAAATTCCGTGCCGCTATTTAAATTTAGCGTGATAAAAAATGCTGATGAGCTTACTCGCGCGCGCTCGTCCGCTTACTATCCGCTCACGCTTGAAGCAGTGCTAAAGGAGATGTCGCGCCGCGAGGGCAGATACGCGATCAGCGCGCTGCCGTGCTTTGCTAAGGCCTTAAGGCTTGCTGCGAGCAAAAATCCGCGCCTTAAATCCCGCATAAGTTTTATTATCGGGCTGGTTTGCGGACAGGGCAAGGGTGCTGCTTTTACGTATAAGCTGGCAGATCTTGCGTTTAAAGAGCGTAAGCAGCTCACGACGGTTAATTACAGATATAAAATCGCGGGCAAAAGTGCGATGAGCTTTGGCTTTAAATTCCGCGCTGCAGACGGCAGCGAGGCGATAGATGATCGCAGTAGTAGCGCCTTTGCATACTGGAGCTCGCGCGCTTTTACGCCGCTTGCGTGCAACGCCTGCACCGACGTTTTTGCTAAATGCACCGACGTCGTGCTGATGGATGCGTGGCTGCAAAGCGAAATAAGCGAGTGGCGCGGCACATCGCTCGTAATTACGCGCGCAGCTCAGATCGACGCGCTGTTTTCGCAGCCTACGAAGCAGGCACGCGAGGAGATTTTTTGCGAGCGGATATCCGCAGCAGAGGTGCAGCGCTCGCAGCAAAGCCAAGTGGAGTGTAAAAACGAAATTTTCTATGGCGCGAAAAACCCGCTTAGGCGTTACATCTTGCGCCAGAAGCTTCAGATCCAGCGATATAGTGCTACGCATTTTGATTGTGATGATTTCATCGCTGCTAGGCTTAAAAAAATTGCCGCTGCGAATAAAGTGCTAGCGCTTTTGGCGCTACCAAAGATCGCGGCATATAAAATTTATAGGAAGTTTGCATGA
- a CDS encoding oligosaccharide flippase family protein, whose protein sequence is MLKILNAPEAAQRKLGVVLSYVNIFVSTILTLVYTPFFLRALGQSEFGLYSLASSVIGYLAILDLGFGNAVTVYTAKYVSSGEVERMHKLHGTIFSVYLVMSAVIVIAGAALLANLHAIFGAKLSASEMGEIRIMLMLLTVNLAISFPFSIYSSILTAHENFVFIKLIGIFRTIALPLAAVPALLLGYKAIAIVIIATAVNLICVAADFIYCKRKVSPVISVRNFDASTLKQIFGYSFFIFLGIVVDQVNWNVDNFILGAVAGATAVSTYAVASTINATFVTLSLTISGVMLPKIAKMVSANSTDSELSAEFIKIGRLQFYVIFFIASLLVIFGREFIVLWAGANYEISYAIALILVLPVSVPLIQNLGLAVLQAKNKVKFRSIAAFCVTLANIAISIPLAKAYGGVGAACGTAFAITLLNICVMNIYYARVIGLDIAKFWRNIGAMVVKFAPAIAVSLAINYALGLHGVSFLLICGGLYSAMFVLSAYFWAMNDYERAIFGGIAAKIRRRA, encoded by the coding sequence TTGCTTAAAATTCTAAACGCCCCCGAAGCCGCGCAGCGCAAGCTCGGCGTCGTGCTATCGTATGTGAATATCTTTGTTTCTACGATACTTACTTTGGTTTATACGCCGTTTTTTCTGCGGGCGCTGGGGCAGAGCGAGTTTGGGCTGTATTCTTTAGCTAGCAGTGTTATTGGCTATTTGGCGATTTTGGATTTAGGCTTTGGTAACGCCGTGACGGTCTATACCGCCAAATACGTCTCAAGCGGCGAAGTGGAGCGCATGCATAAGCTGCACGGCACGATTTTTAGCGTGTATTTGGTAATGAGCGCGGTGATCGTGATTGCAGGAGCTGCGCTGCTAGCTAATCTGCACGCGATTTTTGGCGCTAAGCTAAGCGCTAGTGAGATGGGCGAAATTCGCATTATGCTAATGCTACTAACTGTAAATTTAGCGATTAGCTTTCCTTTTAGCATCTATTCGTCGATCCTTACGGCGCATGAGAATTTCGTATTTATCAAGCTAATTGGGATCTTTCGTACGATCGCTCTGCCACTAGCTGCGGTGCCTGCGCTACTTTTGGGATATAAGGCTATCGCGATCGTAATCATCGCTACGGCGGTAAATTTAATCTGCGTCGCGGCAGATTTCATCTACTGCAAGCGTAAAGTCTCGCCCGTGATAAGCGTGCGAAATTTCGACGCCTCCACGCTTAAGCAAATTTTTGGCTACTCGTTTTTTATATTTTTAGGCATCGTAGTCGATCAAGTAAACTGGAATGTCGATAATTTTATCTTAGGCGCGGTCGCAGGCGCTACAGCGGTCTCCACGTATGCCGTAGCAAGCACAATAAATGCCACTTTCGTCACGCTTTCGCTCACCATTAGCGGCGTAATGCTTCCTAAAATTGCCAAAATGGTTTCTGCCAACTCCACCGATTCCGAGCTTAGCGCAGAATTTATCAAAATAGGCAGGCTGCAATTTTACGTGATATTTTTTATCGCGTCGCTTTTGGTGATTTTTGGGCGAGAGTTTATCGTGCTATGGGCTGGCGCAAATTATGAAATTTCATACGCAATCGCGCTTATTTTGGTGCTTCCAGTAAGCGTACCGTTGATTCAAAATTTAGGCCTAGCCGTGCTTCAGGCAAAAAACAAAGTCAAATTTCGCTCAATCGCCGCGTTTTGTGTCACGCTCGCAAATATCGCTATTTCTATTCCGCTAGCTAAGGCTTACGGTGGCGTGGGCGCTGCGTGCGGCACGGCTTTTGCGATCACCTTGCTAAATATCTGCGTGATGAATATCTACTATGCTCGTGTAATCGGACTTGACATCGCTAAATTTTGGCGAAATATCGGCGCGATGGTAGTAAAATTTGCTCCCGCAATCGCAGTAAGCCTAGCGATAAATTATGCACTAGGCTTGCATGGAGTGAGCTTTTTGCTAATTTGCGGCGGGCTTTATTCGGCTATGTTTGTGCTAAGCGCATATTTTTGGGCGATGAACGATTACGAGCGCGCGATTTTTGGCGGCATTGCAGCAAAGATAAGGAGGCGGGCTTGA
- the galE gene encoding UDP-glucose 4-epimerase GalE, which translates to MKILITGGAGYIGSHVAKALLEANRHDVVILDNLCKGSMRAIEALRKIGEFEFVQESLENTPAIEKLFGREKFDAIIHFAAFIEVFESTQNPLKYYLNNTANAMNLIALANKYGVKDFIFSSTAATYGEPDIPQVSEETPQNPINPYGRSKLMVEWVLKDTAAANPNFKYGILRYFNVAGAASDGTIGQNYPNATHLIKVATQTIVGKRDKMSIFGDDYDTKDGTCIRDYIHVEDLASAHLAVLDYLQSNDSAVFNVGYGTGFSVKEVVNEAKKVSGVNFKVEIAPRRAGDPACLISNADKIRTKTSWQPEHESLDEIILSALNWEKKL; encoded by the coding sequence ATGAAAATTTTAATCACAGGCGGCGCGGGATACATCGGCAGCCACGTCGCAAAGGCGCTTTTAGAAGCGAACCGCCACGACGTCGTCATACTGGATAATCTTTGCAAAGGCTCGATGCGAGCGATCGAGGCGCTTCGCAAAATAGGCGAGTTTGAGTTCGTGCAGGAAAGCCTAGAAAACACCCCTGCGATCGAGAAGCTTTTTGGGCGCGAGAAGTTTGATGCGATCATTCACTTTGCGGCGTTTATCGAGGTTTTTGAAAGCACGCAAAATCCGCTAAAATACTATCTAAACAACACCGCCAACGCGATGAATTTGATCGCGCTTGCGAACAAATACGGCGTGAAAGATTTTATCTTTAGCTCCACGGCAGCGACCTATGGCGAGCCCGACATCCCGCAAGTAAGCGAGGAAACTCCGCAAAATCCAATCAATCCGTACGGCAGAAGCAAGTTGATGGTCGAGTGGGTGCTAAAAGATACGGCGGCGGCAAATCCAAATTTTAAATACGGAATTTTGCGCTACTTCAACGTTGCAGGTGCGGCTAGCGACGGCACGATCGGGCAAAACTACCCGAACGCGACGCATCTAATTAAGGTTGCGACCCAAACGATCGTCGGCAAGCGCGATAAGATGAGCATTTTCGGCGATGATTACGATACCAAAGACGGCACCTGCATACGCGACTACATCCACGTAGAGGACCTCGCAAGCGCGCATCTGGCGGTGCTTGATTATCTGCAAAGTAACGACAGCGCGGTCTTTAACGTAGGCTACGGCACGGGCTTTAGCGTAAAAGAGGTCGTCAATGAAGCTAAAAAAGTAAGCGGCGTAAATTTTAAAGTAGAGATCGCTCCGCGCAGAGCGGGGGATCCTGCCTGCCTCATCTCAAACGCCGATAAAATTCGCACCAAAACCTCTTGGCAGCCTGAGCACGAGAGCCTAGATGAGATCATCCTAAGCGCGCTTAATTGGGAAAAAAAGCTCTAG
- a CDS encoding DNA ligase, with protein MRSEIFKILKGVVLGALFLLCGAVADEAKFKPMLLKEYVPGMNITGWVISEKLDGVRAIWDGKNLRSRCGKIINAPEGWSAGFPPFFVDGELYTARGEFEQLVSIVSSSVPDERWSRVKFYAFDLPKEQKNLSAKMEILRNFIASSGAQNLLIVQQTPVSTHADVQAYFDRVIAAGGEGVVLRDPNALYESGRSDKILKYKKTHDSECKVVKINPGYGKNEGKMGSLSCVDLRSGAKFKVGTGFSDEMRANPPKVGTIITYQYQNLTREKKPRFPVFLRVRPAI; from the coding sequence ATGCGAAGTGAAATTTTTAAAATTTTAAAAGGCGTGGTTTTGGGTGCGCTGTTTTTGCTCTGCGGCGCGGTTGCGGATGAGGCTAAATTTAAACCGATGCTGCTTAAAGAGTACGTCCCGGGCATGAATATCACGGGCTGGGTCATCAGCGAGAAGCTAGACGGCGTGCGCGCGATCTGGGACGGCAAAAATCTGCGCTCCAGGTGCGGCAAGATCATAAACGCTCCCGAGGGCTGGAGCGCGGGCTTTCCGCCGTTTTTCGTAGACGGCGAGCTATACACGGCGCGCGGGGAGTTTGAGCAGCTCGTATCGATCGTCTCTTCTAGCGTGCCCGATGAGCGCTGGAGCAGGGTGAAATTTTACGCGTTTGACCTGCCGAAGGAGCAGAAAAACCTAAGCGCAAAGATGGAAATTTTAAGAAATTTTATCGCCTCAAGCGGCGCGCAAAATTTGCTCATCGTGCAGCAAACTCCGGTAAGCACGCATGCCGACGTGCAGGCGTATTTTGATCGCGTCATCGCCGCAGGCGGCGAAGGCGTCGTGCTGCGCGATCCAAACGCGCTTTATGAAAGCGGGCGCAGCGATAAAATTTTAAAATACAAAAAGACGCACGATAGCGAGTGCAAGGTCGTAAAAATCAATCCGGGCTACGGCAAAAACGAGGGCAAGATGGGCTCGCTTAGCTGCGTGGATCTACGTAGCGGAGCGAAATTTAAAGTAGGCACGGGCTTTAGCGACGAGATGCGGGCAAATCCGCCTAAGGTGGGCACGATCATCACCTATCAATACCAAAACCTAACCCGCGAGAAAAAGCCGCGCTTCCCCGTATTTTTGCGCGTGCGACCGGCGATTTAA
- a CDS encoding 3'-5' exonuclease, translated as MKKDYICVFDCETIPDVAALVRVLDEEAIADCFEPFDKKSFAKLLDAQLSQKIDSEKQNASLNFAVNLAEQNFKIENSEQNSALQNFTQQDAALQSFASENSAENLAQGNFTSENSMSQNTAPKNSASLNLTYDDTAPQGSAAQGAAIENSALRSPALQSFAAESSTLQSSASQSSKSENLASNSAQDPALNFKIYGEQPIFNADKSKILNHKLLSLRAMEIFKEKTGSEFLPVCFHRVVSISAVMADGFGRFLRVSTLDGENERDKIAKFLAFIEDFNPRLVSFNGRGFDLPMIMARAMCYDLSAAAYFETNDRDNNKSKWENYRSRYDGRFHLDLLDHISDFGAIRGLKLDHICASVGLPGKYDVHGDQVLQLYYAGEQAKIDEYCRSDVLNTYWLFLKYELLRGKITKDDYLNYIAVMGEFLQKESAGMSYTPVFCDFIERELAAYAK; from the coding sequence ATGAAAAAGGATTATATCTGCGTATTTGATTGCGAGACGATCCCAGACGTAGCGGCGCTGGTGCGGGTGCTGGATGAGGAAGCGATTGCGGACTGCTTCGAGCCTTTCGATAAAAAAAGCTTTGCAAAGCTTCTTGACGCGCAGCTCTCGCAAAAGATCGACAGCGAGAAGCAAAACGCGTCTTTAAATTTTGCTGTAAATTTGGCGGAGCAGAATTTTAAAATAGAAAATTCCGAGCAAAATTCTGCGCTTCAAAATTTTACGCAACAAGATGCTGCACTTCAAAGCTTCGCCAGTGAAAATTCCGCTGAAAATCTCGCGCAGGGAAATTTTACGAGTGAAAATTCCATGTCGCAAAATACGGCGCCCAAAAATTCCGCGTCGCTAAATTTAACCTACGACGATACCGCGCCTCAAGGCTCCGCGGCACAGGGCGCCGCGATAGAAAATTCCGCGCTCCGAAGCCCTGCGCTTCAGAGCTTTGCGGCGGAAAGCTCTACGCTACAAAGCTCTGCGTCCCAAAGCTCAAAGAGCGAAAATCTCGCTTCAAATTCCGCGCAAGATCCCGCGCTAAATTTTAAAATTTACGGTGAGCAGCCGATCTTTAATGCAGATAAAAGCAAAATTTTAAACCACAAATTGCTCTCGCTTAGGGCGATGGAGATTTTCAAAGAAAAAACCGGCAGCGAATTCCTGCCCGTCTGCTTCCACCGCGTCGTTAGCATTAGCGCCGTGATGGCGGACGGATTCGGCAGATTTTTGCGCGTCTCGACGCTTGATGGCGAGAATGAGCGCGATAAAATCGCAAAATTCCTAGCCTTCATCGAGGATTTTAATCCGCGCCTCGTGAGCTTCAACGGGCGCGGGTTCGATCTGCCGATGATTATGGCGCGCGCGATGTGCTATGATCTAAGCGCCGCGGCGTATTTTGAGACGAACGATCGCGATAACAACAAGAGCAAATGGGAGAACTACCGCAGCCGCTACGACGGGCGGTTTCATCTGGATTTGCTCGATCACATCAGTGATTTTGGCGCCATTCGCGGGCTCAAGCTCGATCATATCTGCGCCAGCGTGGGCTTGCCGGGCAAATACGACGTGCATGGCGATCAGGTTCTGCAACTATATTACGCAGGCGAGCAGGCCAAGATCGACGAGTACTGCAGATCCGACGTGCTCAACACCTACTGGCTGTTTTTGAAATACGAGCTTTTGCGCGGCAAGATCACCAAGGATGATTATTTGAATTACATCGCTGTAATGGGAGAATTCTTGCAAAAAGAGAGCGCGGGCATGAGCTATACGCCCGTTTTTTGTGACTTTATAGAAAGGGAGCTAGCGGCATATGCGAAGTGA
- the fabI gene encoding enoyl-ACP reductase FabI, translated as MILKGKKGLIVGVANAKSIAYGIAEACHEQGAQMAFTYLNDALKKRVEPIAEEFGSKFVYELDVNNQAHLDGLADRIKADLGEIDFVVHAVAYAPKEALEGEFVNTTKEAFDIAMDTSVYSLLSLTRAVLPVLKEGGSVLTLTYLGGPKFVPHYNVMGVAKAALESSVRYLAHDLGARGIRVNAISAGPIKTLAASGIGDFRMILRYNEVNSPLKRNVTTQDVGKSAMYLLSDLASGVTGEVHYVDCGYNVMGMGDVATDAEGKTILAWDAAKTE; from the coding sequence ATGATTTTAAAAGGCAAAAAAGGCCTCATCGTCGGCGTCGCTAACGCCAAATCCATCGCTTACGGCATCGCCGAAGCTTGTCACGAGCAGGGTGCGCAGATGGCGTTTACTTACCTAAACGACGCGCTAAAAAAACGCGTAGAGCCGATCGCGGAGGAGTTTGGCAGCAAATTCGTCTATGAGCTTGACGTAAACAACCAAGCTCACCTAGACGGCCTTGCGGATCGTATTAAAGCGGATCTTGGTGAGATAGATTTCGTCGTACATGCGGTAGCCTATGCACCAAAAGAAGCGCTAGAGGGCGAGTTTGTAAACACCACAAAAGAAGCCTTTGATATCGCGATGGACACAAGCGTGTATTCGCTACTAAGCCTCACGCGTGCGGTGCTACCGGTGCTAAAAGAGGGCGGCTCGGTCCTTACTCTCACATATCTTGGCGGACCTAAATTCGTGCCTCACTACAACGTCATGGGCGTCGCAAAAGCCGCGCTTGAAAGCTCTGTGCGCTACCTCGCTCACGATCTTGGCGCGCGCGGTATCCGCGTAAACGCTATCAGCGCAGGCCCGATCAAGACGCTTGCGGCAAGCGGAATCGGCGACTTTAGGATGATTTTACGCTACAACGAAGTAAACAGCCCACTAAAACGTAACGTCACGACGCAAGACGTCGGCAAAAGCGCGATGTATCTACTCAGCGACCTTGCTAGCGGCGTGACGGGCGAGGTGCACTACGTCGACTGCGGCTACAACGTCATGGGCATGGGCGACGTGGCTACCGACGCCGAGGGTAAGACGATCCTCGCATGGGACGCGGCCAAGACCGAGTAA